From a single Amphiprion ocellaris isolate individual 3 ecotype Okinawa chromosome 18, ASM2253959v1, whole genome shotgun sequence genomic region:
- the LOC111584601 gene encoding carnitine O-palmitoyltransferase 1, liver isoform-like isoform X2: protein MLHGPVVSSCEVNMAEAHQAVAFQFTVTPDGIDLQLSHQALTEIYLSGVRSWKKRIIRLKNSVITGVYPASPSSWLFVVIAILATMYTRSDPSMGLIAKIQEHLPVSQSMSTQCQAVVSAVLFSTMLWLLLIFTMRLCLKQLLSYHRWMFEQHGKMSTTTKVWVALVRIFSGRKPLLYSYQGSLPNLPVPTVKDTVKRYLDSVRPLMDDTEYERMTKLAAEFESNLGNRLQWYLKLKALWAANYVSDWWEEYVYLRGRSPIMVNSNYYGMDFLYVTPTPIQAARAGNSIHAFFLYRRKLNREEIKPWLLRSAVPCCSYQFERMFDTCRIPGTLTDTVHHWQDSDYVAVYHRGRYFRLKVYQAGRLLSPREIEFQIQRILDDSSPPSKGEAKLGALTAGDRIPWAKARTKYFSSGVNKRSLDCIERAAFFVTLDDDEQGMMGDDPASSLDHYAKSLLHGKCYDRWFDKSFSVVYYKNGKNGINAEHSWADAPVLAHLWEYTLATDSFQLGYNAEGHCKGDVDSSLPRPQKLNWEIPSECEEQISQSLAVAQALADDVDFHVFSFRDFGKGKVKKCRVSPDAFVQMALQLAYYRERRTFCLTYEASMTRLFREGRTETVRSCTNESSAFVRALEGGEAADVCRRLFRAASEKHQQLYRMAMTGGGIDRHLFCLYVVSKYLGVESPFLKEVLSEPWRLSTSQTPVQQVELFDMVNHPEYISCGGGFGPVADDGYGVSYCILGDNMINFHISCKHSCPDTDAHKFGDQIRKALHDLIQLLGPNQKEPSKPEESRPEVKKDQ, encoded by the exons ATGCTGCATGGTCCA GTCGTCTCATCGTGTGAAGTCAACATGGCAGAAGCCCACCAGGCGGTGGCCTTCCAGTTCACGGTCACCCCAGATGGCATCGATCTGCAGCTGTCCCACCAGGCCCTCACTGAGATCTACCTCTCTGGTGTGCGTTCCTGGAAGAAACGTATCATCAGACTCAAG AACAGTGTGATAACAGGGGTATATCCTGCTAGTCCTTCGTCCTGGCTCTTTGTGGTGATAGCCATCCTGGCTACTATGTACACTCGCTCTGACCCCTCCATGGGACTCATAGCCAAGATACAGGAGCACCTGCCAGTCAG CCAGTCGATGAGTACGCAGTGCCAGGCTGTGGTGTCAGCGGTGCTCTTCAGCACCATGCTGTGGCTCTTGCTCATCTTCACCATGCGTTTGTGCCTCAAGCAGCTCCTTTCTTACCACCGCTGGATGTTTGAGCAGCACGGCAAGATGTCCACCACCACCAAAGTCTGGGTG GCTCTGGTGCGGATCTTTTCTGGCAGGAAGCCTCTGCTCTACAGCTACCAGGGTTCATTGCCAAACCTCCCTGTGCCCACCGTCAAGGACACAGTCAAGAGG tATTTGGATTCAGTACGCCCACTGATGGATGATACAGAGTATGAACGCATGACCAAGCTGGCTGCAGAGTTTGAGAGCAATCTTGGTAACCGCCTGCAGTGGTACCTCAAACTCAAAGCTCTCTGGGCCGCAAACTAT gTTAGCGACTGGTGGGAGGAATATGTGTATCTACGAGGACGAAGCCCAATTATGGTTAACAGTAACTACTATGGCATG GACTTCTTATATGTGACTCCAACTCCCATCCAGGCAGCCAGAGCAGGCAACAGCATCCACGCATTCTTCCTGTACCGCCGCAAACTCAACAGAGAAGAGATTAAGCCT TGGTTGTTGAGGTCTGCAGTTCCTTGCTGTTCCTATCAGTTTGAGCGGATGTTTGACACTTGTCGAATCCCTGGAACACTAACAG ACACTGTGCATCACTGGCAGGACAGTGACTACGTAGCGGTGTACCACAGAGGTCGCTACTTTCGTCTCAAGGTGTACCAGGCCGGCAGACTTCTGTCTCCGAGGGAGATCGAATTCCAAATTCAGAGGATCCTCGATGACTCTTCGCCTCCCTCCAAAGGAGAGGCCAAACTCGGAGCCCTAACTGCTGGAGACAG AATACCATGGGCTAAAGCCAGGACCAAGTATTTCAGCAGTGGGGTCAATAAACGCTCTCTGGACTGTATTGAAAGAGCCGCCTTTTTTGTGACCCTGGATGATGACGAGCAGGGCATGATGGGAGATGACCCGGCATCTAGTTTAGATCACTATGCCAAGTCCTTGTTGCATGGGAAATGTTATGACAG GTGGTTTGACAAGTCCTTTTCAGTTGTTTACTACAAGAATGGAAAGAATGGTATAAATGCAGAGCACTCGTGGGCTGATGCGCCAGTGTTGGCACACTTATGGGAG TACACTCTGGCCACCGACAGCTTCCAGCTCGGTTACAACGCAGAGGGTCACTGCAAAGGAGACGTGGATTCGTCACTGCCGCGGCCACAGAAGCTGAACTGGGAAATCCCTTCAGAG TGTGAGGAGCAGATCTCTCAGTCCCTGGCAGTGGCCCAGGCCCTCGCTGATGACGTGgacttccatgttttctccttCCGAGACTTCGGCAAAGGGAAGGTCAAGAAGTGTCGAGTCAGTCCAGATGCCTTCGTTCAGATGGCTCTTCAGTTGGCTTACTACAGG GAACGGAGGACATTCTGTTTGACATACGAAGCCTCCATGACCCGTCTGTTCAGGGAGGGCAGGACCGAGACTGTTCGCTCCTGCACCAATGAGAGTAGTGCCTTTGTCCGAGCGCTGGAGGGTGGAGAG GCAGCAGATGTGTGCAGGCGTTTGTTCCGTGCAGCGTCAGAAAAGCACCAGCAGCTATACCGTATGGCTATGACTGGAGGTGGCATCGACAGACACCTCTTCTGCCTCTACGTGGTGTCCAAATACCTCGGAGTGGAGTCTCCTTTCTTGAAAGAG GTGCTGTCTGAGCCGTGGAGGCTGTCAACAAGCCAGACTCCAgtccagcaggtggagctgtTTGACATGGTCAACCACCCAGAGTACATCTCCTGTGGAGGGGGCTTTGGACCA GTGGCTGATGACGGTTATGGGGTGTCCTACTGCATATTGGGAGATAACATGATTAACTTCCACATCTCGTGCAAACACTCGTGTCCAGACACT GATGCCCATAAGTTTGGCGATCAGATCAGAAAAGCCCTGCATGATCTTATACAGCTGCTGGGCCCCAACCAGAAAGAGCCCAGCAAACCGGAAGAGAGTCGACCTGAAGTCAAGAAAGACCAGTAA
- the LOC111584601 gene encoding carnitine O-palmitoyltransferase 1, liver isoform-like isoform X1 has product MLHGPVVSSCEVNMAEAHQAVAFQFTVTPDGIDLQLSHQALTEIYLSGVRSWKKRIIRLKNSVITGVYPASPSSWLFVVIAILATMYTRSDPSMGLIAKIQEHLPVSQSMSTQCQAVVSAVLFSTMLWLLLIFTMRLCLKQLLSYHRWMFEQHGKMSTTTKVWVALVRIFSGRKPLLYSYQGSLPNLPVPTVKDTVKRYLDSVRPLMDDTEYERMTKLAAEFESNLGNRLQWYLKLKALWAANYVSDWWEEYVYLRGRSPIMVNSNYYGMDFLYVTPTPIQAARAGNSIHAFFLYRRKLNREEIKPSRIPGIAIPLCAAQCERIFNTTRIPGEETDTVHHWQDSDYVAVYHRGRYFRLKVYQAGRLLSPREIEFQIQRILDDSSPPSKGEAKLGALTAGDRIPWAKARTKYFSSGVNKRSLDCIERAAFFVTLDDDEQGMMGDDPASSLDHYAKSLLHGKCYDRWFDKSFSVVYYKNGKNGINAEHSWADAPVLAHLWEYTLATDSFQLGYNAEGHCKGDVDSSLPRPQKLNWEIPSECEEQISQSLAVAQALADDVDFHVFSFRDFGKGKVKKCRVSPDAFVQMALQLAYYRERRTFCLTYEASMTRLFREGRTETVRSCTNESSAFVRALEGGEAADVCRRLFRAASEKHQQLYRMAMTGGGIDRHLFCLYVVSKYLGVESPFLKEVLSEPWRLSTSQTPVQQVELFDMVNHPEYISCGGGFGPVADDGYGVSYCILGDNMINFHISCKHSCPDTDAHKFGDQIRKALHDLIQLLGPNQKEPSKPEESRPEVKKDQ; this is encoded by the exons ATGCTGCATGGTCCA GTCGTCTCATCGTGTGAAGTCAACATGGCAGAAGCCCACCAGGCGGTGGCCTTCCAGTTCACGGTCACCCCAGATGGCATCGATCTGCAGCTGTCCCACCAGGCCCTCACTGAGATCTACCTCTCTGGTGTGCGTTCCTGGAAGAAACGTATCATCAGACTCAAG AACAGTGTGATAACAGGGGTATATCCTGCTAGTCCTTCGTCCTGGCTCTTTGTGGTGATAGCCATCCTGGCTACTATGTACACTCGCTCTGACCCCTCCATGGGACTCATAGCCAAGATACAGGAGCACCTGCCAGTCAG CCAGTCGATGAGTACGCAGTGCCAGGCTGTGGTGTCAGCGGTGCTCTTCAGCACCATGCTGTGGCTCTTGCTCATCTTCACCATGCGTTTGTGCCTCAAGCAGCTCCTTTCTTACCACCGCTGGATGTTTGAGCAGCACGGCAAGATGTCCACCACCACCAAAGTCTGGGTG GCTCTGGTGCGGATCTTTTCTGGCAGGAAGCCTCTGCTCTACAGCTACCAGGGTTCATTGCCAAACCTCCCTGTGCCCACCGTCAAGGACACAGTCAAGAGG tATTTGGATTCAGTACGCCCACTGATGGATGATACAGAGTATGAACGCATGACCAAGCTGGCTGCAGAGTTTGAGAGCAATCTTGGTAACCGCCTGCAGTGGTACCTCAAACTCAAAGCTCTCTGGGCCGCAAACTAT gTTAGCGACTGGTGGGAGGAATATGTGTATCTACGAGGACGAAGCCCAATTATGGTTAACAGTAACTACTATGGCATG GACTTCTTATATGTGACTCCAACTCCCATCCAGGCAGCCAGAGCAGGCAACAGCATCCACGCATTCTTCCTGTACCGCCGCAAACTCAACAGAGAAGAGATTAAGCCT AGTCGTATACCCGGCATTGCTATTCCTCTGTGTGCAGCTCAATGTGAGAGGATATTCAACACCACACGCATTCCTGGAGAGGAGACCG ACACTGTGCATCACTGGCAGGACAGTGACTACGTAGCGGTGTACCACAGAGGTCGCTACTTTCGTCTCAAGGTGTACCAGGCCGGCAGACTTCTGTCTCCGAGGGAGATCGAATTCCAAATTCAGAGGATCCTCGATGACTCTTCGCCTCCCTCCAAAGGAGAGGCCAAACTCGGAGCCCTAACTGCTGGAGACAG AATACCATGGGCTAAAGCCAGGACCAAGTATTTCAGCAGTGGGGTCAATAAACGCTCTCTGGACTGTATTGAAAGAGCCGCCTTTTTTGTGACCCTGGATGATGACGAGCAGGGCATGATGGGAGATGACCCGGCATCTAGTTTAGATCACTATGCCAAGTCCTTGTTGCATGGGAAATGTTATGACAG GTGGTTTGACAAGTCCTTTTCAGTTGTTTACTACAAGAATGGAAAGAATGGTATAAATGCAGAGCACTCGTGGGCTGATGCGCCAGTGTTGGCACACTTATGGGAG TACACTCTGGCCACCGACAGCTTCCAGCTCGGTTACAACGCAGAGGGTCACTGCAAAGGAGACGTGGATTCGTCACTGCCGCGGCCACAGAAGCTGAACTGGGAAATCCCTTCAGAG TGTGAGGAGCAGATCTCTCAGTCCCTGGCAGTGGCCCAGGCCCTCGCTGATGACGTGgacttccatgttttctccttCCGAGACTTCGGCAAAGGGAAGGTCAAGAAGTGTCGAGTCAGTCCAGATGCCTTCGTTCAGATGGCTCTTCAGTTGGCTTACTACAGG GAACGGAGGACATTCTGTTTGACATACGAAGCCTCCATGACCCGTCTGTTCAGGGAGGGCAGGACCGAGACTGTTCGCTCCTGCACCAATGAGAGTAGTGCCTTTGTCCGAGCGCTGGAGGGTGGAGAG GCAGCAGATGTGTGCAGGCGTTTGTTCCGTGCAGCGTCAGAAAAGCACCAGCAGCTATACCGTATGGCTATGACTGGAGGTGGCATCGACAGACACCTCTTCTGCCTCTACGTGGTGTCCAAATACCTCGGAGTGGAGTCTCCTTTCTTGAAAGAG GTGCTGTCTGAGCCGTGGAGGCTGTCAACAAGCCAGACTCCAgtccagcaggtggagctgtTTGACATGGTCAACCACCCAGAGTACATCTCCTGTGGAGGGGGCTTTGGACCA GTGGCTGATGACGGTTATGGGGTGTCCTACTGCATATTGGGAGATAACATGATTAACTTCCACATCTCGTGCAAACACTCGTGTCCAGACACT GATGCCCATAAGTTTGGCGATCAGATCAGAAAAGCCCTGCATGATCTTATACAGCTGCTGGGCCCCAACCAGAAAGAGCCCAGCAAACCGGAAGAGAGTCGACCTGAAGTCAAGAAAGACCAGTAA
- the LOC111584601 gene encoding carnitine O-palmitoyltransferase 1, liver isoform-like isoform X4 codes for MAEAHQAVAFQFTVTPDGIDLQLSHQALTEIYLSGVRSWKKRIIRLKNSVITGVYPASPSSWLFVVIAILATMYTRSDPSMGLIAKIQEHLPVSQSMSTQCQAVVSAVLFSTMLWLLLIFTMRLCLKQLLSYHRWMFEQHGKMSTTTKVWVALVRIFSGRKPLLYSYQGSLPNLPVPTVKDTVKRYLDSVRPLMDDTEYERMTKLAAEFESNLGNRLQWYLKLKALWAANYVSDWWEEYVYLRGRSPIMVNSNYYGMDFLYVTPTPIQAARAGNSIHAFFLYRRKLNREEIKPSRIPGIAIPLCAAQCERIFNTTRIPGEETDTVHHWQDSDYVAVYHRGRYFRLKVYQAGRLLSPREIEFQIQRILDDSSPPSKGEAKLGALTAGDRIPWAKARTKYFSSGVNKRSLDCIERAAFFVTLDDDEQGMMGDDPASSLDHYAKSLLHGKCYDRWFDKSFSVVYYKNGKNGINAEHSWADAPVLAHLWEYTLATDSFQLGYNAEGHCKGDVDSSLPRPQKLNWEIPSECEEQISQSLAVAQALADDVDFHVFSFRDFGKGKVKKCRVSPDAFVQMALQLAYYRERRTFCLTYEASMTRLFREGRTETVRSCTNESSAFVRALEGGEAADVCRRLFRAASEKHQQLYRMAMTGGGIDRHLFCLYVVSKYLGVESPFLKEVLSEPWRLSTSQTPVQQVELFDMVNHPEYISCGGGFGPVADDGYGVSYCILGDNMINFHISCKHSCPDTDAHKFGDQIRKALHDLIQLLGPNQKEPSKPEESRPEVKKDQ; via the exons ATGGCAGAAGCCCACCAGGCGGTGGCCTTCCAGTTCACGGTCACCCCAGATGGCATCGATCTGCAGCTGTCCCACCAGGCCCTCACTGAGATCTACCTCTCTGGTGTGCGTTCCTGGAAGAAACGTATCATCAGACTCAAG AACAGTGTGATAACAGGGGTATATCCTGCTAGTCCTTCGTCCTGGCTCTTTGTGGTGATAGCCATCCTGGCTACTATGTACACTCGCTCTGACCCCTCCATGGGACTCATAGCCAAGATACAGGAGCACCTGCCAGTCAG CCAGTCGATGAGTACGCAGTGCCAGGCTGTGGTGTCAGCGGTGCTCTTCAGCACCATGCTGTGGCTCTTGCTCATCTTCACCATGCGTTTGTGCCTCAAGCAGCTCCTTTCTTACCACCGCTGGATGTTTGAGCAGCACGGCAAGATGTCCACCACCACCAAAGTCTGGGTG GCTCTGGTGCGGATCTTTTCTGGCAGGAAGCCTCTGCTCTACAGCTACCAGGGTTCATTGCCAAACCTCCCTGTGCCCACCGTCAAGGACACAGTCAAGAGG tATTTGGATTCAGTACGCCCACTGATGGATGATACAGAGTATGAACGCATGACCAAGCTGGCTGCAGAGTTTGAGAGCAATCTTGGTAACCGCCTGCAGTGGTACCTCAAACTCAAAGCTCTCTGGGCCGCAAACTAT gTTAGCGACTGGTGGGAGGAATATGTGTATCTACGAGGACGAAGCCCAATTATGGTTAACAGTAACTACTATGGCATG GACTTCTTATATGTGACTCCAACTCCCATCCAGGCAGCCAGAGCAGGCAACAGCATCCACGCATTCTTCCTGTACCGCCGCAAACTCAACAGAGAAGAGATTAAGCCT AGTCGTATACCCGGCATTGCTATTCCTCTGTGTGCAGCTCAATGTGAGAGGATATTCAACACCACACGCATTCCTGGAGAGGAGACCG ACACTGTGCATCACTGGCAGGACAGTGACTACGTAGCGGTGTACCACAGAGGTCGCTACTTTCGTCTCAAGGTGTACCAGGCCGGCAGACTTCTGTCTCCGAGGGAGATCGAATTCCAAATTCAGAGGATCCTCGATGACTCTTCGCCTCCCTCCAAAGGAGAGGCCAAACTCGGAGCCCTAACTGCTGGAGACAG AATACCATGGGCTAAAGCCAGGACCAAGTATTTCAGCAGTGGGGTCAATAAACGCTCTCTGGACTGTATTGAAAGAGCCGCCTTTTTTGTGACCCTGGATGATGACGAGCAGGGCATGATGGGAGATGACCCGGCATCTAGTTTAGATCACTATGCCAAGTCCTTGTTGCATGGGAAATGTTATGACAG GTGGTTTGACAAGTCCTTTTCAGTTGTTTACTACAAGAATGGAAAGAATGGTATAAATGCAGAGCACTCGTGGGCTGATGCGCCAGTGTTGGCACACTTATGGGAG TACACTCTGGCCACCGACAGCTTCCAGCTCGGTTACAACGCAGAGGGTCACTGCAAAGGAGACGTGGATTCGTCACTGCCGCGGCCACAGAAGCTGAACTGGGAAATCCCTTCAGAG TGTGAGGAGCAGATCTCTCAGTCCCTGGCAGTGGCCCAGGCCCTCGCTGATGACGTGgacttccatgttttctccttCCGAGACTTCGGCAAAGGGAAGGTCAAGAAGTGTCGAGTCAGTCCAGATGCCTTCGTTCAGATGGCTCTTCAGTTGGCTTACTACAGG GAACGGAGGACATTCTGTTTGACATACGAAGCCTCCATGACCCGTCTGTTCAGGGAGGGCAGGACCGAGACTGTTCGCTCCTGCACCAATGAGAGTAGTGCCTTTGTCCGAGCGCTGGAGGGTGGAGAG GCAGCAGATGTGTGCAGGCGTTTGTTCCGTGCAGCGTCAGAAAAGCACCAGCAGCTATACCGTATGGCTATGACTGGAGGTGGCATCGACAGACACCTCTTCTGCCTCTACGTGGTGTCCAAATACCTCGGAGTGGAGTCTCCTTTCTTGAAAGAG GTGCTGTCTGAGCCGTGGAGGCTGTCAACAAGCCAGACTCCAgtccagcaggtggagctgtTTGACATGGTCAACCACCCAGAGTACATCTCCTGTGGAGGGGGCTTTGGACCA GTGGCTGATGACGGTTATGGGGTGTCCTACTGCATATTGGGAGATAACATGATTAACTTCCACATCTCGTGCAAACACTCGTGTCCAGACACT GATGCCCATAAGTTTGGCGATCAGATCAGAAAAGCCCTGCATGATCTTATACAGCTGCTGGGCCCCAACCAGAAAGAGCCCAGCAAACCGGAAGAGAGTCGACCTGAAGTCAAGAAAGACCAGTAA
- the LOC111584601 gene encoding carnitine O-palmitoyltransferase 1, liver isoform-like isoform X3, giving the protein MVVSSCEVNMAEAHQAVAFQFTVTPDGIDLQLSHQALTEIYLSGVRSWKKRIIRLKNSVITGVYPASPSSWLFVVIAILATMYTRSDPSMGLIAKIQEHLPVSQSMSTQCQAVVSAVLFSTMLWLLLIFTMRLCLKQLLSYHRWMFEQHGKMSTTTKVWVALVRIFSGRKPLLYSYQGSLPNLPVPTVKDTVKRYLDSVRPLMDDTEYERMTKLAAEFESNLGNRLQWYLKLKALWAANYVSDWWEEYVYLRGRSPIMVNSNYYGMDFLYVTPTPIQAARAGNSIHAFFLYRRKLNREEIKPSRIPGIAIPLCAAQCERIFNTTRIPGEETDTVHHWQDSDYVAVYHRGRYFRLKVYQAGRLLSPREIEFQIQRILDDSSPPSKGEAKLGALTAGDRIPWAKARTKYFSSGVNKRSLDCIERAAFFVTLDDDEQGMMGDDPASSLDHYAKSLLHGKCYDRWFDKSFSVVYYKNGKNGINAEHSWADAPVLAHLWEYTLATDSFQLGYNAEGHCKGDVDSSLPRPQKLNWEIPSECEEQISQSLAVAQALADDVDFHVFSFRDFGKGKVKKCRVSPDAFVQMALQLAYYRERRTFCLTYEASMTRLFREGRTETVRSCTNESSAFVRALEGGEAADVCRRLFRAASEKHQQLYRMAMTGGGIDRHLFCLYVVSKYLGVESPFLKEVLSEPWRLSTSQTPVQQVELFDMVNHPEYISCGGGFGPVADDGYGVSYCILGDNMINFHISCKHSCPDTDAHKFGDQIRKALHDLIQLLGPNQKEPSKPEESRPEVKKDQ; this is encoded by the exons ATG GTCGTCTCATCGTGTGAAGTCAACATGGCAGAAGCCCACCAGGCGGTGGCCTTCCAGTTCACGGTCACCCCAGATGGCATCGATCTGCAGCTGTCCCACCAGGCCCTCACTGAGATCTACCTCTCTGGTGTGCGTTCCTGGAAGAAACGTATCATCAGACTCAAG AACAGTGTGATAACAGGGGTATATCCTGCTAGTCCTTCGTCCTGGCTCTTTGTGGTGATAGCCATCCTGGCTACTATGTACACTCGCTCTGACCCCTCCATGGGACTCATAGCCAAGATACAGGAGCACCTGCCAGTCAG CCAGTCGATGAGTACGCAGTGCCAGGCTGTGGTGTCAGCGGTGCTCTTCAGCACCATGCTGTGGCTCTTGCTCATCTTCACCATGCGTTTGTGCCTCAAGCAGCTCCTTTCTTACCACCGCTGGATGTTTGAGCAGCACGGCAAGATGTCCACCACCACCAAAGTCTGGGTG GCTCTGGTGCGGATCTTTTCTGGCAGGAAGCCTCTGCTCTACAGCTACCAGGGTTCATTGCCAAACCTCCCTGTGCCCACCGTCAAGGACACAGTCAAGAGG tATTTGGATTCAGTACGCCCACTGATGGATGATACAGAGTATGAACGCATGACCAAGCTGGCTGCAGAGTTTGAGAGCAATCTTGGTAACCGCCTGCAGTGGTACCTCAAACTCAAAGCTCTCTGGGCCGCAAACTAT gTTAGCGACTGGTGGGAGGAATATGTGTATCTACGAGGACGAAGCCCAATTATGGTTAACAGTAACTACTATGGCATG GACTTCTTATATGTGACTCCAACTCCCATCCAGGCAGCCAGAGCAGGCAACAGCATCCACGCATTCTTCCTGTACCGCCGCAAACTCAACAGAGAAGAGATTAAGCCT AGTCGTATACCCGGCATTGCTATTCCTCTGTGTGCAGCTCAATGTGAGAGGATATTCAACACCACACGCATTCCTGGAGAGGAGACCG ACACTGTGCATCACTGGCAGGACAGTGACTACGTAGCGGTGTACCACAGAGGTCGCTACTTTCGTCTCAAGGTGTACCAGGCCGGCAGACTTCTGTCTCCGAGGGAGATCGAATTCCAAATTCAGAGGATCCTCGATGACTCTTCGCCTCCCTCCAAAGGAGAGGCCAAACTCGGAGCCCTAACTGCTGGAGACAG AATACCATGGGCTAAAGCCAGGACCAAGTATTTCAGCAGTGGGGTCAATAAACGCTCTCTGGACTGTATTGAAAGAGCCGCCTTTTTTGTGACCCTGGATGATGACGAGCAGGGCATGATGGGAGATGACCCGGCATCTAGTTTAGATCACTATGCCAAGTCCTTGTTGCATGGGAAATGTTATGACAG GTGGTTTGACAAGTCCTTTTCAGTTGTTTACTACAAGAATGGAAAGAATGGTATAAATGCAGAGCACTCGTGGGCTGATGCGCCAGTGTTGGCACACTTATGGGAG TACACTCTGGCCACCGACAGCTTCCAGCTCGGTTACAACGCAGAGGGTCACTGCAAAGGAGACGTGGATTCGTCACTGCCGCGGCCACAGAAGCTGAACTGGGAAATCCCTTCAGAG TGTGAGGAGCAGATCTCTCAGTCCCTGGCAGTGGCCCAGGCCCTCGCTGATGACGTGgacttccatgttttctccttCCGAGACTTCGGCAAAGGGAAGGTCAAGAAGTGTCGAGTCAGTCCAGATGCCTTCGTTCAGATGGCTCTTCAGTTGGCTTACTACAGG GAACGGAGGACATTCTGTTTGACATACGAAGCCTCCATGACCCGTCTGTTCAGGGAGGGCAGGACCGAGACTGTTCGCTCCTGCACCAATGAGAGTAGTGCCTTTGTCCGAGCGCTGGAGGGTGGAGAG GCAGCAGATGTGTGCAGGCGTTTGTTCCGTGCAGCGTCAGAAAAGCACCAGCAGCTATACCGTATGGCTATGACTGGAGGTGGCATCGACAGACACCTCTTCTGCCTCTACGTGGTGTCCAAATACCTCGGAGTGGAGTCTCCTTTCTTGAAAGAG GTGCTGTCTGAGCCGTGGAGGCTGTCAACAAGCCAGACTCCAgtccagcaggtggagctgtTTGACATGGTCAACCACCCAGAGTACATCTCCTGTGGAGGGGGCTTTGGACCA GTGGCTGATGACGGTTATGGGGTGTCCTACTGCATATTGGGAGATAACATGATTAACTTCCACATCTCGTGCAAACACTCGTGTCCAGACACT GATGCCCATAAGTTTGGCGATCAGATCAGAAAAGCCCTGCATGATCTTATACAGCTGCTGGGCCCCAACCAGAAAGAGCCCAGCAAACCGGAAGAGAGTCGACCTGAAGTCAAGAAAGACCAGTAA